A single genomic interval of Streptomyces sp. BA2 harbors:
- a CDS encoding protein kinase domain-containing protein: protein MDDRTVDALTTDAPTAEGPACPPPAFAGAPAAVGTVIDGRWSVTEVRRGGQAWVLIVDDAERGVRRAIKTPLSRALAGDTELATLLGLAPHPHVVTTFEEITIGDSPGIVLEYVPSTLAEFLRQRRGTTDHDTLATHTNTRAPVPDDLADVLQQVCEGMAHLSRTTEMAHLDLKPSNVLLDGAGQAKVADFGLAQQVSIRDGRFPAARGGTWAYAAPEVLRQEPCDIRADTFSFGVLLYEACTGRLPYPFRLAPAPDEQRAQLLEYYETSGPGSRTEELYYGLSAPTQYPVVPPSTGVGQVLSSCLMQHMDERPASFSNLATMLSRGLRRPPLQVMAPPLSGIDQQHRELTLSQVLIHLGRFDEAINRLNRLLATTSLPRDFLAAVCRAAHDALTATGRHAEAAALGEGG from the coding sequence GTGGATGACCGGACAGTGGACGCCCTGACGACGGACGCGCCGACAGCCGAGGGGCCGGCGTGCCCGCCCCCGGCGTTCGCGGGCGCCCCCGCAGCCGTGGGCACGGTCATCGACGGACGCTGGTCGGTGACGGAGGTCCGGCGCGGCGGGCAGGCGTGGGTCCTGATCGTCGACGACGCCGAGCGGGGAGTACGCCGCGCGATCAAGACCCCGCTGTCCCGCGCCCTCGCGGGAGACACCGAACTCGCCACGCTGCTGGGCCTCGCACCGCATCCGCACGTCGTGACCACGTTCGAAGAGATCACGATCGGTGACTCGCCCGGCATCGTCCTCGAATACGTGCCCTCCACACTGGCCGAGTTCCTCAGACAGCGACGCGGGACGACCGACCACGACACCCTCGCGACGCACACGAACACGCGCGCACCCGTCCCCGACGACCTGGCCGACGTGCTCCAGCAGGTGTGCGAGGGCATGGCCCACCTCTCCCGTACGACCGAGATGGCCCACCTCGATCTCAAGCCGTCGAACGTGCTCCTCGACGGTGCGGGCCAGGCCAAGGTCGCCGACTTCGGTCTGGCCCAGCAGGTGAGCATCCGCGACGGACGCTTCCCCGCGGCGCGCGGCGGCACGTGGGCCTACGCCGCACCTGAAGTGCTCCGACAAGAGCCGTGCGACATACGGGCCGACACCTTCTCCTTCGGTGTGCTCCTCTACGAAGCGTGCACGGGGCGGCTGCCCTATCCCTTCCGCCTGGCGCCGGCCCCCGACGAGCAGCGCGCGCAGCTGCTCGAGTACTACGAGACCTCCGGGCCGGGGAGCCGTACCGAGGAGCTGTATTACGGCTTGTCCGCGCCGACCCAGTATCCGGTTGTCCCGCCGAGCACCGGCGTCGGCCAGGTCCTCTCCAGCTGCTTGATGCAGCACATGGACGAGCGCCCGGCGTCGTTCTCGAACCTCGCCACCATGCTCTCCAGAGGCCTGCGCAGGCCGCCGCTCCAGGTCATGGCCCCGCCCCTGTCCGGGATCGACCAGCAGCACAGGGAACTGACGCTGTCGCAGGTGCTGATCCATCTTGGCCGCTTCGACGAGGCGATCAACCGTCTCAACCGGCTGCTGGCGACGACATCGCTGCCGAGGGACTTCCTGGCGGCGGTATGCCGGGCGGCCCACGACGCCTTGACGGCCACCGGCCGTCACGCTGAAGCGGCCGCACTGGGAGAAGGAGGGTGA